A genomic region of Caenorhabditis elegans chromosome V contains the following coding sequences:
- the lipl-6 gene encoding Partial AB-hydrolase lipase domain-containing protein (Confirmed by transcript evidence) codes for MKSLLLLFLLFLHTLCENVTTPNSEEDTDMTATPSTITPLLSTAQNPSLPKTSKLPLALKTPVPTFPFSSLATSDWLSSMPTIQTLLPPPLPLTTLEVPENENFGFTSLAPLWTLPTQPPAWSPMLDSPIKPIQNSMFPTFPTMPTLPTLPTLAPFTFPTLPPPTTMKPLNITIDPEALMDVPEIITHWGYPVETHKVVTVDGYILTLHRIPHGKNETSKSASKTPKPVVFLQHGLLCTSSIWLLNLPRQSAGYIFADQGYDVWLGNMRGNTYSKEHTRMTSADRRFWKFSWEEMARYDLPAMINYALKTTKRQNLYYVGHSQGALTMFAKMSEDPEMSKKIRKFFAMAPVARMSHVKGLFQNLGQIYEQYNLVYQVFGDGEFLTNNIFTKLLTDIFCDQAVNNPLCENFIFAVSGPNSNQFNNSRIGIYLAHNPAGTSSRNILHFAQMVKKKRMSRFDHGKDLNLKIYGAPSPPEYDIRKINSSIYLFYSDFDWLANPKDVEGFLIPMLPSKTLKKATKLRDFNHNDFLWGMRARKEIYDKIINTIKLDQRRVKLQNSMERFFERQSRNSTSGLDEETMMRLRNETMNLD; via the exons atgaaGTCGCTGTTACTtcttttcttactttttctaCATACGTTATGCGAAAATGTCACCACTCCAAACTCCGAGGAAGACACTGACATGACAGCAACACCATCAACGATAACTCCATTGCTCTCAACAGCACAAAACCCGAGTCTTCCTAAAACGTCAAAACTACCATTAGCCTTAAAAACTCCTGTCCCAACATTCCCATTTTCTTCTCTAGCAACATCGGACTGGCTTTCATCAATGCCTACTATTCAAACATTACTGCCACCCCCGTTACCATTGACAACCCTTGAAgttcctgaaaatgaaaatttcgggttCACTTCTCTTGCGCCACTATGGACATTGCCAACACAGCCCCCAGCATGGAGTCCGATGCTAGACTCACCAATCAAACCAATTCAGAATTCAATGTTTCCAACTTTTCCTACAATGCCAACACTCCCTACTCTTCCTACTCTTGCCCCTTTCACTTTTCCAACTCTTCCACCACCAACAACAATGAAACCATTAAATATAACTATTGATCCGGAAGCTTTAATGGATGTG CCGGAGATAATCACTCACTGGGGATATCCGGTCGAAACGCACAAAGTCGTCACAGTGGACGGTTACATTCTCACATTGCATCGCATCCCGCACGGCAAAA atgagaCCTCTAAATCCGCTTCAAAAACGCCTAAACCGGTCGTTTTCTTGCAACACGGACTGCTTTGCACCTCTTCTATTTGGCTACTCAATCTTCCGAGACAATCCGCCG GCTACATCTTCGCCGATCAAGGTTATGACGTCTGGCTTGGAAATATGAGAGGCAATACTTACTCAAAGGAACACACGAGAATGACTTCAGCTGACCGTAGATTCTGGAAATTCAGTTGGGAAGAGATGGCTAGATATGATCTACCTGCAATGATTAATTATGCCCTTAAGACTACAAAACGACAAAATTTGTATTATGTGGGGCATTCACAAG GTGCACTCACAATGTTTGCAAAAATGAGTGAAGACCCGGAAATGTcgaagaaaattcgaaaattctttgCAATGGCTCCAGTTGCCAGAATGTCACACGTTAAGGGGCTATTTCAAAATCTGGGACAGATTTATGAACAATATAAT TTAGTCTACCAAGTTTTTGGAGATGGCGAGTTCCTGACCAACAATATTTTCACTAAACTATTAACTGATATTTTTTGCGACCAAGCGGTGAATAATCCACTTTGCGAGAATTTTATCTTTGCCGTTTCTGGACCAAACAGTAATCAATTCAATAAC tcGAGAATTGGAATATACTTAGCACACAATCCAGCTGGCACGTCTTCTAGAAATATTCTTCATTTTGCACAAATGGTCAAGAAAAAGCGTATGTCTAGATTCGATCATGGAAaagatttgaatttgaaaatttacggaGCT CCTTCTCCCCCAGAATATGATATTCGTAAAATCAACAgctcaatttatttattctatTCTGATTTTGACTGGTTAGCAAATCCAAAAGATGTCGAAGGATTTTTAATTCCAATGCTGCCATcgaaaactctcaaaaaagCCAC aaaacttcGAGATTTCAATCACAACGATTTTCTATGGGGAATGAGAGCAAGAAAGGAAATTTATGACAAAATAATAAACACCATCAAATTGGATCAAAGAAGAGTGAAGTTGCAAAATAGTATGGAGAGATTCTTTGAAA ggCAATCACGAAATTCAACTTCCGGTCTTGATGAAGAAACGATGATGAGGTTACGAAATGAAACGATGAATCTAGACTAA
- the Y57E12B.10 gene encoding MS Related Protein (Confirmed by transcript evidence), translating into MVCKMLWIAIFIAITVSAAPTDSSPSAAATSPATPTIGPAQNGLTAASPGVETTTTSASGVNLFFTLVPIALTLLK; encoded by the exons atgGTTTGCAAAATGCTCTGGATCGCAATTTTTATTGCTATCACTGTATCTGCTGCTCCCACTGACTCATCACCTTCAGCTGCTGCGACAAGTCCAGCAACACCAACAATTGGTCCTGCTCAGAACGGTTTAACAGCCGCTTCACCTGGAGTTG aaaccaCAACCACTTCTGCATCCGGCGTCAATTTGTTCTTCACGCTTGTTCCGATAGCACTGACTTTGTTgaagtaa